From a single Nicotiana tomentosiformis chromosome 2, ASM39032v3, whole genome shotgun sequence genomic region:
- the LOC138904686 gene encoding uncharacterized protein, translating into MADRKMKRPLGIIDDVLVRVDKFILPSDFVILDCEVDYEVPIIMGRPFLDTRKALGYVEAGEITFRVGDKKVVFHVCNSMRQPNSNEVDATLAVLQRRKKAIGWTLADIRECLDNLDKVLACCEETNLVLNWEKCHFMVKEGIVLSHMISKNDIEVDRAKIEVISKLPPPTSIKGLRSFLGHAGFYR; encoded by the exons atggcggatcggaAAATGAAAAGGCCATtagggataattgatgatgtgttagttagggtggacaagttcatccttccctcagattttgtgatacttgactgtgaggttgactacgaggtgccaaTCATTATGGGGAGACCTTTTCTTGATACAAGGAAGGCCTTAGGTTATGTGGAAGCTGGAGAgatcaccttccgggtgggtgataaaaaagtggtgttccatgtttgtaattcaatgaggcagccaaatagcaacgaa GTAGATGCCACCCTTGCTGTGCTTCAAAGgaggaagaaagcaataggttggacattaGCGGATATTcgag agtgcttggataatttggataaggtattggcatgttgtgaagaaactaacttggtgctgaattgggagaagtgtcactttatggtcaaAGAGGGCATTGTCCTCAGTCACATGATTTCCAAGAATGATATTGAGGTTGATagagcaaaaattgaagtgatatccaaactccctccccctacttCCATAAAGGGACTGAgaagctttctaggtcatgcgggGTTTTACCGCTAA
- the LOC104105440 gene encoding uncharacterized protein, with amino-acid sequence MDAFDFGSEKIENRVILIFQRFKSITKLFRIVEFCVGVFVLLWSSTRLPFAVKISGEYFRQLISIILSPLFIFLICNVIVLTLLFKSGRLFGDSSSTLCASAEAELYDSFVEKEECSGNFTAGNSSSPPEPEEIVYQDKQTVLEVNTRTIFEPEETETVTEKAFYSQVPRRTKSEKFERGSYNKEISGNKLRRSETERYQKIDNSGDPSETVYPVDELSNEEFQKAIEDFIAKQIKFHQEEKLAIVLHSQA; translated from the coding sequence ATGGATGCTTTCGATTTCGGTAGTGAGAAAATAGAAAACAGAGTGATTCTGATATTCCAACGTTTCAAAAGCATTACGAAGCTTTTTCGCATCGTTGAGTTCTGTGTTGGAGTTTTTGTGCTCTTATGGAGCTCTACTCGGTTGCCTTTTGCCGTCAAAATCTCCGGCGAATATTTCCGGCAACTTATCTCCATAATACTTAGCCCTCTCTTCATTTTCCTTATTTGCAACGTCATCGTCCTCACTCTCCTCTTCAAGTCCGGCCGACTCTTCGGAGATTCCTCCTCAACTCTCTGTGCTAGCGCCGAAGCCGAACTCTACGACTCATTCGTCGAAAAGGAAGAGTGCTCCGGCAATTTCACCGCCGGTAACTCGTCTTCGCCGCCGGAACCGGAAGAGATTGTCTACCAAGACAAACAGACTGTATTGGAAGTGAATACTCGGACAATTTTTGAACCCGAAGAAACAGAAACGGTGACGGAGAAGGCATTTTATTCACAAGTTCCACGGAGAACTAAATCGGAGAAGTTTGAAAGAGGAAGTTATAATAAGGAAATAAGCGGAAATAAGCTTCGTAGATCGGAGACGGAGAGATACCAGAAAATCGATAATTCCGGTGATCCGTCGGAAACGGTGTATCCAGTGGATGAATTAAGCAATGAGGAGTTTCAGAAAGCCATTGAGGATTTCATTGCTAAGCAAATCAAATTTCATCAGGAAGAGAAGTTGGCTATTGTTCTTCATAGCCAAGCATAA